The following coding sequences lie in one Myxococcus xanthus genomic window:
- a CDS encoding cyclic nucleotide-binding domain-containing protein, whose product MAHVHGADRQRAVQLASEGKLEEALAEYQGVVKDAPDDAEVRQKMAELLEWLSRPADAAAAYQEAALAWTKAGQPLRAVAACVALPRLGASHAALVRTARVLAERFALPPGTAVPVDASRAQVAVEGATGLPILSQVSRETFVALLEVLQVRAFFPGQTVVEEGTPGASMFALVEGLADVVRALEDGQRRSVGTVTPGDFFGELALISEGPRLATVVATERAVLLELTRQHMEAVAARHPDVTAVVDAFYRRRMVENLLRSNPLFNQLSPAQKAAVSRDFELRSFAAGEALMTQGQPGDAFYVLLRGRCTPWLEQPHGRRVALSALREGDVFGEISLLLDKPVSATVRADVAGVVLRLERDAFQKHLLSQPGLKGQLMRMGTERLQRTAQALASGRVLHDGDLRV is encoded by the coding sequence ATGGCGCACGTGCACGGCGCGGACAGGCAGCGGGCCGTCCAGCTCGCCAGCGAGGGAAAGCTGGAGGAGGCCCTGGCGGAGTACCAGGGTGTGGTGAAGGACGCGCCGGACGACGCGGAGGTGCGTCAGAAGATGGCGGAGTTGCTGGAGTGGCTCAGCCGTCCCGCGGACGCCGCCGCCGCGTACCAGGAGGCCGCGCTGGCCTGGACGAAGGCGGGCCAGCCCCTGCGCGCGGTGGCCGCGTGCGTGGCCCTGCCCCGGCTGGGCGCGTCCCACGCCGCGCTGGTGCGGACCGCGCGCGTGCTGGCGGAGCGCTTCGCCCTGCCGCCGGGGACAGCGGTGCCCGTGGATGCCAGCCGGGCGCAGGTCGCGGTGGAGGGTGCCACCGGGCTGCCCATCCTCTCGCAGGTGAGCCGGGAGACCTTCGTCGCGCTGCTCGAGGTGCTCCAGGTGCGCGCCTTCTTTCCGGGACAGACGGTGGTGGAGGAGGGGACGCCGGGCGCCTCCATGTTCGCCCTGGTGGAGGGCCTCGCGGACGTGGTGCGCGCGCTGGAGGACGGCCAACGGCGGAGCGTGGGCACCGTGACGCCCGGGGACTTCTTCGGGGAGCTGGCGCTCATCTCCGAGGGGCCCCGGCTGGCCACCGTGGTGGCCACCGAGCGCGCGGTGCTGTTGGAGCTCACGCGCCAGCACATGGAAGCGGTGGCGGCGCGGCACCCGGACGTGACGGCGGTGGTGGACGCCTTCTACCGGCGGCGGATGGTGGAGAACCTGCTGCGCAGCAACCCGCTCTTCAATCAGCTGTCGCCCGCGCAGAAGGCCGCGGTGTCGCGCGACTTCGAGCTGCGCTCCTTCGCCGCGGGCGAGGCGCTGATGACGCAGGGCCAGCCGGGAGACGCCTTCTACGTGCTGCTGCGTGGGCGCTGCACGCCGTGGTTGGAGCAGCCTCATGGACGGCGCGTGGCGCTGTCCGCGCTGCGCGAGGGCGACGTCTTCGGTGAAATCTCCCTGCTGCTGGACAAGCCGGTGTCCGCCACGGTGCGCGCGGACGTGGCGGGCGTGGTGCTGCGGCTGGAGCGCGACGCCTTCCAGAAGCACCTGCTCAGCCAGCCGGGCCTCAAGGGCCAGTTGATGCGCATGGGCACGGAGCGGCTCCAGCGCACGGCGCAGGCGCTGGCCTCCGGGCGGGTGTTGCACGACGGAGACCTGCGCGTCTGA
- a CDS encoding glutathione S-transferase family protein translates to MGQLIEGRWHTGWYAPDAEGRFERPPTVFRERVTADGSSGLPAEPGRYHLYLSYACPWASRLAIIRKLKKLEGAIGLTVVDPRMGDDGWTFQGYPGSDPEPFYGFEFLRELYVKARADYTGRVTVPVLWDRQRETVVNNESRELLRMLDTEFDAYGDASVQLAPPHLRAQVDATLDAIYPSINNGVYRAGFATSQRAYEDACRELFSALDTWEQVLGTRRYLCGATLTEADVCLYTTLVRFDLVYHAHFKCNLRRIQDSPNLWGYLKDLYQTPGFTETTQLDHIKLHYYWSQTTVNPTRVVPLGPTVPLGEPHDRARRFG, encoded by the coding sequence ATGGGGCAGTTGATTGAGGGCAGGTGGCACACGGGCTGGTACGCGCCCGACGCGGAGGGGCGCTTCGAGCGCCCGCCCACGGTGTTCCGCGAGCGCGTGACGGCGGATGGCTCCAGCGGCCTTCCCGCCGAGCCGGGGCGCTACCACCTCTACCTCTCCTATGCGTGCCCGTGGGCCAGCCGGCTGGCCATCATCCGCAAGCTGAAGAAGCTGGAGGGCGCCATCGGCCTGACGGTGGTGGACCCGCGCATGGGCGATGACGGGTGGACCTTCCAGGGCTACCCCGGCTCCGACCCGGAGCCCTTCTACGGCTTCGAGTTCCTGCGGGAGCTCTACGTGAAGGCCCGCGCGGACTACACGGGCCGCGTCACGGTGCCGGTGCTCTGGGACCGGCAGCGGGAGACGGTGGTCAACAACGAATCGCGCGAGCTCTTGCGCATGCTGGACACGGAGTTCGACGCGTACGGGGACGCGTCCGTGCAACTGGCGCCGCCGCACCTGCGCGCGCAGGTGGACGCCACGTTGGACGCCATCTACCCGTCCATCAACAACGGCGTGTACCGCGCGGGTTTCGCCACCAGCCAGAGGGCCTACGAGGACGCGTGCCGCGAGCTGTTCTCCGCGCTCGACACGTGGGAGCAGGTGCTGGGCACGCGGCGCTACCTGTGCGGCGCCACGCTCACCGAGGCGGACGTGTGTCTCTACACGACGCTGGTGCGCTTCGACCTCGTTTACCACGCCCACTTCAAGTGCAACCTGCGGCGCATCCAGGACTCCCCGAACCTGTGGGGGTACCTGAAGGACCTCTACCAGACGCCCGGCTTCACGGAGACGACGCAGCTGGACCACATCAAGCTGCACTACTACTGGAGCCAGACGACGGTGAATCCCACGCGCGTGGTGCCGCTGGGGCCCACGGTTCCGCTCGGGGAGCCCCACGACAGGGCGCGGCGTTTCGGATGA
- a CDS encoding OmpP1/FadL family transporter, which produces MKKTLSLITLLAAGTTQAAGFQVNTQSARSSGMANAAAAWLDDSSAIYSNAANILGVEKLDITAGVTGILPSLQFTPTGGSVQGQKTTLSPPPHVFAVYKITDSLAAGVGFYTPFGASSRWKDDFVGRFRAQESGLSIYNINPTVAYQVHDRFRVGAGLNITRGTLEIKRALGFVTSEGQVHLGGAGWGLGFNAGVQAVVVPKLVTLGVQYRSPISMTFKGDADFRDVPPAFQGRLPDTRVEGDVKLPQSVVAGIAVTPLDRLTIAFDANWVGWSSFPELAIEFPDNPAINNPLPKNWRSTWNFHLGGEYGITDALQVRAGVLLDPAPSPDDTLTPDLPDADRFGVSAGVGYSFGAVRVDAAYQFVNLSDKNSTAPGMTGTYNGTAQVFGLTLGYSM; this is translated from the coding sequence ATGAAGAAGACACTCTCCCTCATCACGTTGCTCGCCGCCGGGACGACCCAGGCCGCGGGCTTCCAGGTCAACACCCAGAGCGCCCGCTCCTCGGGCATGGCCAACGCGGCGGCGGCGTGGCTGGATGACTCGTCCGCCATCTACTCCAACGCGGCCAACATCCTGGGCGTGGAGAAGCTGGACATCACCGCGGGCGTCACCGGCATCCTCCCCAGCCTGCAGTTCACCCCCACGGGTGGCTCGGTGCAGGGGCAGAAGACGACGCTGTCTCCGCCGCCGCACGTGTTCGCCGTGTACAAAATCACGGACTCGCTGGCGGCCGGCGTGGGCTTCTACACGCCGTTCGGCGCGAGCAGCCGGTGGAAAGACGACTTCGTGGGCCGCTTCCGCGCCCAGGAGTCCGGGCTGTCCATCTACAACATCAACCCCACGGTGGCGTACCAGGTGCACGACCGCTTCCGCGTGGGCGCGGGCCTGAACATCACCCGCGGCACGCTGGAGATTAAGCGCGCGCTGGGATTCGTCACCAGCGAAGGCCAGGTGCACCTGGGCGGCGCGGGCTGGGGCCTCGGCTTCAACGCCGGTGTCCAGGCCGTGGTGGTCCCCAAGCTCGTGACGTTGGGCGTGCAGTACCGCAGCCCCATCAGCATGACGTTCAAGGGCGACGCGGACTTCCGGGACGTGCCGCCGGCCTTCCAGGGCCGTCTGCCGGACACCCGCGTGGAGGGTGACGTCAAGCTGCCGCAGTCGGTGGTGGCGGGCATCGCCGTCACGCCGCTGGACCGCCTGACGATTGCGTTCGACGCCAACTGGGTGGGCTGGTCCAGCTTCCCGGAGCTCGCCATCGAGTTCCCGGACAACCCGGCCATCAACAACCCGCTGCCGAAGAACTGGCGCTCGACGTGGAACTTCCACCTGGGCGGTGAGTACGGCATCACCGACGCGCTGCAGGTGCGCGCCGGCGTGCTGCTGGACCCGGCGCCCAGCCCGGATGACACGCTGACGCCGGACCTGCCGGACGCGGACCGCTTCGGCGTGTCGGCGGGCGTGGGCTACAGCTTCGGCGCCGTGCGCGTCGACGCGGCCTACCAGTTCGTCAACCTGTCCGACAAGAACAGCACCGCGCCGGGCATGACGGGTACCTACAATGGCACGGCCCAGGTGTTCGGCCTGACGCTCGGCTACTCCATGTAG
- a CDS encoding nucleotidyltransferase family protein: MKAVAIILAAGEARRMGHPKALIEHEGGKSFLQSLASTFGKAGSMVLGVVGKDSEAVREQHPGMELVEAERWQEGPLLSIKAGLDAALEAGADVVLLHPVDMPALRASTLKSLLKMAGDADELLRPEFESAPGWPLVLSRSGAERLRAAEGQQLEPALATMKVRRVPVKDPGVVVNINTPETYERLFGTQPRLAPPPKRRGAKRGTGPATSNVAELGGGSAPMAAASEE; the protein is encoded by the coding sequence ATGAAGGCAGTGGCGATCATCCTCGCTGCGGGTGAGGCCCGGCGGATGGGCCACCCCAAGGCGCTTATCGAGCACGAGGGAGGCAAGAGCTTCCTCCAGTCCCTGGCATCCACCTTTGGCAAGGCGGGTTCCATGGTGCTTGGCGTGGTGGGGAAGGACTCCGAGGCGGTGCGTGAGCAGCATCCGGGGATGGAGCTGGTGGAAGCGGAGCGGTGGCAGGAAGGGCCCCTCCTGTCGATAAAAGCGGGGCTGGACGCCGCGCTGGAGGCGGGCGCGGACGTGGTGTTGCTGCATCCGGTGGACATGCCGGCGCTGCGCGCGTCCACGCTCAAGTCGCTCCTGAAGATGGCGGGAGACGCGGATGAGCTGCTGCGCCCGGAGTTCGAGAGCGCGCCTGGCTGGCCGCTGGTGCTCTCACGGAGTGGGGCGGAGCGGCTGCGCGCCGCGGAGGGCCAGCAACTGGAGCCAGCGCTGGCGACGATGAAGGTGCGCCGCGTGCCGGTGAAGGACCCGGGCGTGGTGGTGAACATCAACACGCCGGAGACGTACGAGCGCCTGTTCGGCACGCAGCCGCGGCTGGCGCCTCCGCCCAAGCGGCGCGGCGCCAAGCGTGGCACCGGGCCTGCGACGTCCAACGTGGCGGAGCTGGGCGGCGGTTCGGCGCCCATGGCCGCCGCGTCCGAGGAGTAG
- a CDS encoding cyclic nucleotide-binding domain-containing protein: MARSTVESGHGDELPASTGTRPFWEAVAQGTVDVAVRTYEALAASQRGVVLEESSRVSASARATLVSVLRRARDFAGAARVLEVDGAAADVAQLHEQAGALLLAAEAWLRAGEPARAAAAFERGGALERALSLYESLQAREAMARCLTRLRRPMEAAAVYRELGNPHAELESLRAVSPDIAVARREAVLRMSALLDAQGDSWRALVLLADALQEPELRGDIALQAEHTRLLRHLNLNGGPSVEPARAPPPPPDGYEYLKAIPLFGELSLVDMKDLYQLARPVQFAQGATVLEKGAPGSGLLVLLEGTVDVLVGPEPGARLLNTLGPGAFIGEVSLILDGDTSAQVCARTDVRALRVTRVDFQHYLDTHEAAALRILRLFTEKLAERVRALSA; encoded by the coding sequence ATGGCGCGTTCCACGGTGGAGTCGGGGCACGGTGACGAGCTGCCCGCCAGCACGGGCACGCGGCCCTTCTGGGAGGCGGTGGCGCAGGGGACGGTGGACGTGGCTGTCCGCACCTACGAGGCCCTGGCGGCGTCGCAGCGGGGCGTCGTGCTGGAGGAGTCCTCGCGCGTGTCCGCGTCCGCTCGCGCCACGCTGGTGTCGGTGCTGCGGCGGGCGCGTGACTTCGCTGGTGCCGCGCGGGTGCTGGAGGTGGATGGCGCCGCGGCCGACGTCGCACAACTCCATGAGCAGGCGGGCGCGCTGCTCCTGGCCGCGGAGGCGTGGCTGCGCGCGGGTGAACCGGCCCGGGCGGCGGCGGCCTTCGAGCGCGGCGGCGCGCTGGAGCGGGCGCTGTCGCTGTACGAGTCGCTGCAAGCACGCGAGGCCATGGCCCGTTGTCTCACCCGGCTGCGCCGTCCCATGGAGGCCGCTGCGGTGTACCGCGAGCTGGGCAACCCGCACGCGGAGCTGGAGTCCCTGCGTGCCGTGTCCCCGGACATCGCGGTGGCGCGGCGTGAGGCGGTGCTGCGGATGAGCGCACTGCTGGATGCGCAGGGGGATTCGTGGCGGGCGCTGGTGCTGCTGGCGGATGCGCTCCAGGAGCCGGAGCTTCGGGGGGACATCGCGCTCCAGGCGGAGCACACGCGGCTGCTGCGTCACCTGAACCTGAATGGTGGCCCGTCGGTGGAGCCCGCCCGCGCGCCGCCTCCTCCGCCGGACGGCTATGAATACCTCAAGGCCATTCCCCTCTTCGGCGAGCTGTCCCTGGTGGACATGAAGGACCTCTACCAGTTGGCGCGGCCGGTGCAGTTCGCGCAAGGGGCCACGGTGCTGGAGAAGGGCGCGCCCGGCTCGGGGCTGCTGGTGCTGCTGGAGGGGACGGTGGACGTGCTCGTCGGTCCGGAGCCCGGCGCCCGGTTGCTCAACACGCTGGGGCCTGGGGCCTTCATCGGCGAAGTCTCCCTCATCCTGGACGGAGACACGTCCGCGCAGGTGTGCGCGCGCACGGACGTGCGGGCGCTGCGGGTGACGCGCGTGGACTTCCAGCACTACCTGGACACGCACGAGGCGGCCGCGCTGCGCATCCTCCGCCTCTTCACGGAAAAGCTCGCGGAGCGCGTGCGCGCGCTCAGCGCGTAG
- a CDS encoding sensor histidine kinase yields the protein MSEPLLPCSRENAAASARAREFLAEASRLLAESLDWERTLTSVVQLTVREWADVALLDVLAADGGMLPGAHAAREPSWQQRLEQERPCPPAWDSRTDGGSLRVAGPAPEWLAAYAGLLDAGASPGLASRSLLVLPLRKEARPLGLLTLAFTGDTVPAVEVAEDFAHRAALALANALQYREAQARLADLQAFMNASPVGMSLFDGDLLCLRTNPAQAAFNRLPQAAHVGRTPSELMGPRAAPVEAVMREVMHTGAPVVDQLLTDVHAGERRYFRITYFPVCDGEAPVGVGTTVSEVTAQKVEEERLRFLAEATSRLSHSLDWRTTLRTAAQLLVGGKLADYCTVDVLADDGQGLERVEALASDAATQRLMKEALRYPPPPGSRSPIRRVLETGRPVLAAQVDPAWLDALALSPEHRRLMEALGGQSVMFVPLVARGRTLGVLSVVSQDPHRRYQDRDLDFLEDLASRTALAVDNAWLYREASRAVAARDEFVAIATHELRTPLSALQLQLASLWRALDKDVPGPPERQKLGLASAQRQAERLSLLVTHLFEVACISTGRLTLEREDVDLSALVHRLVTRMEDALVAAGCAPVLHASAPVFAHVDRLRLEQVLMNLLSNAMKYAPGQPVELSVDVDGAAALIAVRDWGPGIPTGADARIFERFERATGEHARASLGLGLYISRQIARAHGGELTVEAPPLGPGARFVLRLPMPQVPQAPTSSP from the coding sequence ATGTCCGAGCCCCTTTTGCCCTGTTCCCGTGAGAACGCCGCGGCCTCGGCGCGGGCGCGGGAATTCCTCGCCGAGGCCAGCCGCCTTCTCGCGGAATCCCTGGACTGGGAGCGCACCCTCACTTCGGTCGTCCAGCTCACCGTGCGCGAGTGGGCGGACGTGGCCCTGCTGGACGTGCTGGCCGCCGACGGCGGCATGCTCCCTGGCGCGCACGCCGCCCGGGAGCCGTCATGGCAGCAGCGGCTGGAGCAGGAACGGCCCTGTCCACCGGCCTGGGATTCGCGAACGGACGGGGGCTCACTGCGCGTGGCCGGCCCGGCGCCGGAATGGCTCGCGGCGTATGCGGGCCTGCTGGACGCGGGAGCATCGCCAGGTCTCGCGTCCCGCTCCCTGCTGGTACTGCCGCTGAGGAAGGAGGCGCGGCCGCTTGGCCTGCTCACCCTCGCCTTCACGGGCGACACGGTGCCGGCCGTGGAGGTGGCGGAGGACTTCGCCCACCGCGCGGCGCTCGCGCTGGCGAACGCGCTTCAGTACCGGGAGGCGCAGGCGCGGCTCGCGGACCTCCAGGCCTTCATGAATGCCTCGCCCGTGGGCATGTCCCTCTTCGATGGGGATTTGCTCTGCCTGCGCACCAACCCCGCGCAGGCCGCCTTCAACCGCCTGCCGCAGGCCGCACACGTGGGCCGCACTCCGTCGGAGCTGATGGGACCCCGCGCCGCACCGGTGGAGGCGGTGATGCGGGAGGTGATGCACACCGGCGCGCCCGTGGTGGACCAGTTGCTGACGGACGTACACGCCGGGGAGCGGCGCTACTTCCGCATCACCTACTTCCCAGTGTGTGACGGGGAGGCGCCGGTGGGTGTGGGCACCACGGTGTCGGAGGTGACGGCGCAGAAGGTGGAGGAGGAGCGGCTGCGTTTCCTCGCCGAGGCCACCTCGCGGCTGTCCCACTCCCTGGACTGGCGCACCACGCTGCGCACCGCGGCGCAGCTGCTCGTGGGCGGGAAGCTGGCGGACTACTGCACCGTGGACGTGCTCGCCGATGACGGCCAGGGCCTGGAGCGCGTGGAGGCCCTGGCGAGTGACGCGGCCACCCAGCGACTCATGAAGGAGGCGCTGCGCTACCCACCGCCGCCCGGCTCGCGCTCGCCCATCCGCCGCGTGCTGGAGACGGGCCGCCCGGTGCTCGCCGCGCAGGTGGACCCGGCCTGGCTGGACGCCCTCGCCCTGTCGCCCGAGCACCGGCGGCTGATGGAGGCACTGGGCGGCCAGTCGGTGATGTTCGTCCCGCTGGTGGCGCGCGGCCGTACGCTGGGGGTGCTCAGCGTCGTCTCGCAGGACCCGCACCGGCGCTACCAGGACCGGGACCTGGACTTCCTGGAGGACCTGGCGTCCCGCACGGCGCTCGCGGTGGACAATGCCTGGCTGTACCGCGAGGCCTCGCGGGCGGTGGCCGCGCGCGACGAATTCGTCGCCATTGCCACCCACGAGCTGCGCACGCCGCTGTCCGCGCTCCAGCTCCAGCTCGCCTCGCTGTGGCGCGCGCTGGACAAAGACGTACCGGGCCCTCCGGAGCGGCAGAAGCTGGGTCTGGCCAGCGCGCAACGGCAGGCGGAGCGGCTGTCCCTCCTGGTGACGCACCTGTTCGAGGTGGCGTGCATCAGCACCGGCCGCCTGACGCTGGAGCGCGAGGACGTGGACCTGTCCGCGCTGGTGCACCGGTTGGTGACGCGCATGGAGGACGCGCTGGTGGCGGCCGGCTGCGCGCCGGTGCTGCACGCCAGCGCGCCCGTGTTCGCCCATGTGGACCGCCTCCGGTTGGAGCAGGTGCTGATGAACCTGCTGTCCAACGCGATGAAGTACGCCCCGGGCCAGCCAGTGGAGCTGTCCGTGGACGTGGACGGCGCCGCCGCCCTCATCGCCGTGCGCGACTGGGGGCCGGGCATCCCCACAGGCGCGGACGCCCGCATCTTCGAGCGCTTCGAGCGCGCCACCGGCGAGCATGCCCGCGCCAGCCTGGGCCTGGGCCTCTACATCTCCCGCCAGATTGCCCGCGCCCACGGCGGCGAGCTGACGGTGGAAGCGCCTCCCCTGGGCCCCGGCGCGCGCTTCGTGTTGCGCCTGCCCATGCCCCAGGTGCCGCAGGCTCCCACGTCCTCCCCTTGA
- a CDS encoding OmpA/MotB family protein: MTESTQHGQAQHGRPWVPWLVTALVVLMSGGVMYLAHRGTSQAEALAEQSRQSAVDAATRARDAEAARLQLEQKLAALEAERAQLATEKEQLSSEKEQLSQTVQEQEAELAKLKATYDDLQDKMKAEIAEGAIRLSHAEGRIQVDLVDKVLFDSGDASISARGQEVLTRLGSVLAKVEDKSIQVSGHTDDSPPSQKLQSTFPSNWELSVARAVNVVRFLQDTGGVPARRLVAAGYGQMRPVSTNATPLGRARNRRIEVLLMPDLPSKRTPAAAVQRVVAGGTAPKAQAKPARGAK; this comes from the coding sequence ATGACGGAGTCCACGCAGCACGGCCAGGCACAGCACGGACGGCCCTGGGTGCCCTGGCTGGTGACGGCGTTGGTGGTGCTGATGTCGGGCGGCGTGATGTACCTGGCGCACCGCGGGACGAGCCAGGCCGAGGCGCTGGCGGAGCAGTCCCGCCAGTCGGCCGTGGACGCCGCCACGCGGGCGCGGGACGCGGAGGCCGCGCGGCTGCAGTTGGAGCAGAAGCTGGCGGCGCTGGAAGCCGAGCGCGCCCAGCTCGCCACGGAGAAGGAGCAGCTCAGCTCGGAGAAGGAGCAGCTCAGCCAGACGGTGCAGGAGCAGGAGGCGGAGCTGGCGAAGCTGAAGGCCACCTACGACGACCTGCAGGACAAGATGAAGGCGGAGATCGCCGAGGGCGCCATCCGCCTGTCCCACGCCGAGGGCCGCATCCAGGTGGACCTGGTGGACAAGGTGCTGTTCGACTCCGGCGACGCGAGCATCAGCGCGCGCGGCCAGGAAGTGCTGACGCGGCTGGGCAGCGTGCTGGCCAAGGTGGAGGACAAGTCCATCCAGGTGTCGGGCCACACGGATGACTCGCCACCGTCGCAGAAGCTGCAGAGCACCTTCCCGTCCAACTGGGAGCTGTCCGTGGCGCGCGCGGTGAACGTGGTGCGCTTCCTCCAGGACACCGGCGGCGTGCCCGCGCGCCGGCTGGTGGCGGCGGGCTACGGGCAGATGCGGCCGGTATCCACCAACGCGACCCCGTTGGGGCGCGCGCGCAACCGGCGCATCGAGGTGCTCCTCATGCCGGACCTGCCCTCCAAGCGCACGCCGGCCGCGGCCGTCCAGCGCGTCGTCGCGGGCGGCACCGCGCCCAAGGCCCAGGCGAAGCCCGCGCGCGGGGCGAAGTAG
- a CDS encoding response regulator, whose amino-acid sequence MPGVTHPVVQPQVLIVEDDPDVRGAMAEALHDEGFEVSMAINAVEALRVLAALESACLVLLDWEIPRVDGRGLLERLRSDERFAGTRVVVMTAEAGPLPPGAAGVLRKPVRLEMLLEATRRHCPVADGVVKTPA is encoded by the coding sequence GTGCCGGGTGTGACTCATCCCGTGGTGCAGCCGCAGGTCCTGATTGTGGAGGATGACCCGGACGTTCGGGGGGCCATGGCGGAAGCGCTGCACGACGAGGGCTTCGAGGTGTCCATGGCCATCAACGCCGTGGAGGCGCTTCGCGTGCTCGCGGCGTTGGAGTCCGCCTGCCTGGTGCTGCTCGACTGGGAGATTCCGCGCGTGGACGGGCGAGGTCTGCTCGAGCGGCTGCGGTCCGATGAGCGCTTCGCCGGGACGCGGGTGGTGGTGATGACGGCGGAGGCCGGGCCGCTGCCGCCAGGCGCGGCGGGGGTGCTGCGCAAGCCGGTGAGACTGGAGATGCTGCTGGAGGCGACGCGGCGGCACTGCCCGGTGGCCGACGGCGTGGTGAAGACGCCCGCGTGA